Proteins from a genomic interval of Paenibacillus sp. FSL R5-0623:
- a CDS encoding DEAD/DEAH box helicase: MAPFTMMDIKLLCGVTAFKRGEDYNLSGRVTNLVVSEDECHYNAVVRGTKRYKVTVDLDETGEIEAYCNCPAYGNYYDYCKHVAAVLMAIHERAEELGDHSANNEEGKKAGKADDGIRKESSQFDSRRDTTSGPGTLSRVGTLVEESHWERPDSSANSAQQLNTASKPTASPFTQAGRPSSASGWGRSADKPSYRTADQILSMFAKDRRPLHGNDRKYTAPVSRSSLREELQVQFICKLTQVHKGGGKLALELKVGNKRLYVVQKVKQFLNCIEKGEPMSFTKLFHYDPLMHVFTPQDQAILSMLIRMRQSEEAYRQSISGYLGASDGRDILIAPLVWKPLLELLLQADSRMEGTGFANGPLTLGEGVLPLFYRIAQGANEGYQLEISGLRELILLPAYDAAVVEGQLHMLEPMQMRSLEDLSAALTSYGIKESIDISTQQVDEFVQHVVPELRTLGHLSIDSQVREQIAEPELSPKLYIDFYRERITARLEFDYEVMVINPLAEYLIDEEEKKVILVRDRYKERNLIERLDRSFLERDGSVWASEREDAIYDVMYHLLPELEKQVDIYMPNAVKAMVQSYPTPPKVRADLGRGLDWLEISFEMEGVDEQELQELMRRIVEKKPYFRLKSGVFLSLENEGADSFAHMADSLGLGADDIKGSHIRLPAVRALQLPGRDEVSGHVKWGGSLKRFLDDLRDPERMDFALPKALSPILRDYQNSGYQWLRTLAYYRFGGILADDMGLGKTLQSIAYITAVLQEKPEYNIDHTGGDKYRESGSLRGGETLATFNIDPKNGLPLDKMASVNTDGLWSTMQQDGLTIRTRVIHPPVLVVAPASLTYNWANEFARFAPHLNVLIAAGQKEERANMLSGMDEADVIVTSYPLLRRDLDTYLGRTFHTLILDEAQAIKNASSQTAQAVKQIQAPRRFALTGTPVENSLDELWSIFEAVFPGLFPSYRRFRDLPPERISRMVRPFILRRLKKDVLEELPDRIETVQRSELTVEQKKLYAAYLSQLQDEASKDMEDNGFQKNRIKILAGITRLRQLCCHPALFVEGYQGDSGKMEQLLETVEDCLAAGKRILIFSQFASMLNLIRQTLAAQGRNLFYLDGQTPAQSRVEMCHRFNEGEAELFLISLKAGGTGLNLTGADTVILYDLWWNPAVEEQAIGRAHRMGQKQVVQVIRLVTEGTIEEKILELQQRKKDLIAEVIEPGDGGSTTLSEQDIRELLMV; encoded by the coding sequence GTGGCGCCATTCACCATGATGGATATCAAATTGCTGTGCGGAGTCACGGCATTTAAGCGGGGAGAAGATTACAACCTGTCTGGCAGGGTGACCAATCTGGTGGTCAGTGAGGATGAGTGTCATTACAATGCTGTAGTCCGAGGCACCAAAAGATATAAAGTAACGGTGGATCTGGATGAAACGGGCGAGATTGAAGCTTATTGCAACTGTCCCGCTTATGGAAATTATTATGACTATTGCAAACATGTCGCTGCAGTTCTGATGGCGATCCACGAACGTGCGGAAGAACTGGGAGACCACTCAGCGAACAATGAGGAGGGAAAGAAAGCCGGAAAGGCTGATGACGGGATAAGGAAAGAATCATCTCAATTCGATTCCAGGCGGGACACTACCTCTGGTCCAGGCACTCTTTCCAGAGTGGGTACACTGGTCGAAGAGAGTCATTGGGAGCGTCCTGATTCGTCTGCCAATTCCGCCCAGCAGCTTAATACTGCTTCGAAACCCACGGCGTCTCCATTCACCCAGGCAGGTCGCCCAAGCTCAGCTTCGGGGTGGGGCCGCTCGGCAGATAAACCTTCTTACCGTACGGCGGATCAGATTCTGTCCATGTTTGCCAAGGATCGGAGACCGCTGCATGGAAATGATCGTAAATACACGGCCCCTGTCAGCCGTTCCTCCCTGCGGGAAGAATTGCAGGTTCAGTTTATATGTAAGCTGACACAGGTTCACAAGGGTGGTGGGAAACTTGCTCTTGAGTTGAAAGTGGGTAACAAACGTCTGTATGTGGTGCAGAAAGTGAAGCAATTCCTGAACTGTATCGAGAAGGGCGAGCCCATGTCATTTACCAAGCTGTTCCACTATGATCCATTGATGCATGTTTTCACTCCGCAGGATCAGGCCATTCTCTCGATGCTTATTCGAATGAGACAGAGTGAGGAGGCCTATCGCCAATCCATCTCCGGTTATCTGGGAGCTTCGGACGGACGGGATATATTGATTGCTCCTCTCGTATGGAAGCCATTGCTGGAATTGTTGCTACAGGCTGACAGCCGGATGGAGGGCACGGGATTTGCCAATGGACCACTCACACTGGGTGAGGGGGTACTTCCTTTATTTTACCGGATCGCCCAGGGAGCGAATGAAGGATATCAGCTTGAAATTTCTGGACTGCGTGAGCTGATTCTTCTCCCTGCTTATGATGCCGCTGTGGTGGAAGGGCAGTTGCACATGTTGGAGCCGATGCAGATGCGAAGTCTGGAGGACTTGAGCGCGGCACTTACCTCATATGGGATCAAGGAAAGCATTGATATTTCGACCCAGCAGGTGGATGAATTCGTACAGCATGTCGTACCAGAACTGCGTACGCTTGGACATCTGTCCATTGATTCACAGGTGCGTGAACAGATCGCGGAACCGGAACTTTCACCGAAGCTGTACATCGACTTCTATCGTGAACGTATTACAGCGCGTCTGGAATTCGACTATGAGGTCATGGTTATTAATCCACTTGCAGAGTACCTGATAGATGAAGAAGAGAAAAAGGTTATTTTGGTGCGTGATCGATACAAAGAGCGGAATCTGATTGAACGGCTTGATCGGTCTTTCCTGGAACGTGATGGTAGCGTCTGGGCGAGTGAACGGGAAGATGCCATCTATGATGTCATGTATCATCTGCTGCCTGAGCTTGAGAAACAGGTAGATATCTATATGCCAAACGCCGTGAAAGCGATGGTGCAATCCTATCCAACACCGCCGAAAGTACGAGCAGATCTAGGAAGAGGATTGGACTGGCTGGAGATTTCATTTGAGATGGAAGGTGTGGACGAGCAGGAACTTCAGGAACTCATGCGCCGTATTGTGGAAAAGAAACCATATTTCCGTCTCAAGAGTGGTGTCTTTCTCTCACTTGAAAATGAAGGTGCAGACAGTTTCGCTCACATGGCCGATTCACTTGGGCTGGGTGCAGATGACATCAAAGGCAGCCATATCCGGCTGCCAGCTGTTCGGGCGTTACAATTGCCAGGCAGGGATGAGGTTTCCGGTCATGTGAAGTGGGGAGGCTCCCTGAAACGTTTCCTTGATGATCTGCGAGATCCCGAACGGATGGATTTTGCATTGCCAAAAGCGCTGAGCCCCATCCTGCGGGATTATCAGAACAGCGGATACCAGTGGCTGCGTACCCTCGCTTATTATCGTTTTGGCGGCATTCTGGCGGATGATATGGGACTTGGCAAAACGTTGCAAAGCATCGCCTATATCACAGCAGTGCTTCAGGAGAAGCCTGAGTACAACATTGACCATACGGGCGGTGATAAATACCGGGAGAGCGGATCATTACGGGGCGGTGAAACGTTGGCGACTTTCAACATCGATCCCAAAAATGGGCTCCCATTGGATAAGATGGCTTCAGTGAATACGGATGGCCTATGGTCCACGATGCAGCAGGATGGACTGACGATCCGAACGAGGGTCATTCATCCTCCGGTACTTGTCGTGGCGCCTGCCTCGCTGACTTACAACTGGGCTAATGAGTTTGCGCGGTTCGCCCCGCATCTGAATGTCCTGATTGCCGCAGGTCAGAAAGAAGAGCGAGCCAATATGCTTTCTGGCATGGACGAGGCAGATGTAATTGTGACGTCGTATCCTCTGTTGCGACGGGATTTGGACACCTACCTGGGCCGAACCTTCCATACGCTTATTCTGGATGAAGCTCAGGCAATCAAAAATGCTTCTTCCCAGACCGCGCAGGCAGTGAAACAAATTCAGGCCCCGCGTCGTTTTGCACTCACAGGAACGCCTGTAGAGAACTCGCTGGATGAATTGTGGTCCATTTTTGAAGCGGTATTCCCTGGGTTATTTCCAAGTTACAGAAGATTCCGCGACCTTCCTCCGGAACGGATCTCGCGGATGGTGCGTCCGTTTATTCTGCGCCGCCTGAAGAAGGATGTGTTGGAAGAATTGCCTGATCGAATTGAAACGGTACAGCGGTCAGAGCTTACGGTTGAACAGAAAAAACTGTACGCTGCATACCTTTCCCAACTTCAGGATGAAGCATCGAAGGACATGGAGGATAACGGATTCCAGAAGAATCGCATCAAAATTCTGGCAGGCATTACCCGTTTGCGTCAGTTGTGTTGTCATCCGGCCCTCTTTGTTGAAGGATATCAAGGCGATTCCGGGAAAATGGAACAGTTGCTTGAAACGGTCGAGGATTGTTTGGCTGCAGGAAAACGAATTCTCATCTTCTCCCAATTTGCGAGCATGTTGAACCTGATTCGTCAGACCCTCGCGGCACAGGGAAGGAATCTTTTCTACCTCGATGGTCAGACCCCTGCACAGAGCCGTGTCGAGATGTGTCACAGATTTAATGAGGGTGAAGCTGAACTGTTCTTAATCTCCCTTAAAGCTGGAGGTACCGGACTAAACTTAACAGGGGCAGATACCGTTATATTATATGATCTATGGTGGAATCCCGCCGTGGAAGAACAGGCAATTGGCCGTGCCCATCGCATGGGACAGAAACAAGTGGTGCAAGTCATCCGTCTGGTTACCGAAGGTACAATCGAAGAGAAGATTTTGGAACTCCAGCAGCGGAAGAAGGACTTGATTGCCGAAGTAATCGAACCGGGAGACGGGGGATCGACGACTTTATCCGAACAGGATATTCGAGAATTGTTGATGGTATAA